A genomic stretch from Hemicordylus capensis ecotype Gifberg chromosome 5, rHemCap1.1.pri, whole genome shotgun sequence includes:
- the RPS16 gene encoding 40S ribosomal protein S16 — MPAKGPLQSVQVFGRKKTATAVAHCKRGNGLIKVNGRPLEMIEPRTLQYKLLEPVLLLGKERFAGVDIRVRVKGGGHVAQIYAIRQSISKALVAYYQKYVDEASKKEIKDILIQYDRTLLVADPRRCESKKFGGPGARARYQKSYR, encoded by the exons ATGCCGGCCAAGGGACCCCTCCAGAGCGTGCAGGTTTTCGGCAGGAAG aaaactgcTACTGCAGTTGCTCACTGCAAAAGAGGAAATGGCCTCATCAAGGTGAATGGAAGGCCACTGGAAATGATAGAGCCCAGAACTTTGCAGTACAAA CTGCTTGAACCAGTTCTCCTTTTGGGCAAGGAGCGCTTTGCAGGAGTTGACATCCGAGTCCGTGTGAAGGGAGGTGGTCATGTTGCACAGATATACG CAATTCGGCAGTCCATTTCCAAAGCACTGGTGGCTTATTACCAGAAAT ATGTTGATGAGGCTTCCAAGAAGGAAATAAAGGACATCCTTATCCAATATGATAGGACCCTGTTGGTTGCTGATCCTCGTCGTTGTGAGTCCAAGAAGTTTGGTGGACCTGGTGCTCGTGCACGCTACCAGAAGTCTTACCGTTAA